The Oncorhynchus keta strain PuntledgeMale-10-30-2019 chromosome 22, Oket_V2, whole genome shotgun sequence genome includes the window ttcatccaccgccatcacctcatgtttcagcgtgataatgcacagagataccgtgacgagatcctgaggcccattggtgtaccattcatccaccgccatcacctcatgtttcagcgtgataatgcaccgagataccgtgaggagatcctgaggcccattgttgtaccattcatccaccgccatcacctcatgtttcagcgtgataatgcaccgagataccgtgacgagatcctgaggcccattggtgtaccattcatccaccgccatcacctcatgtttcagcgtgataatgcaccgagataccgtgaggagatcctgaggcccattgttgtaccattcatccaccgccatcacctcatgtttcagcatgataatgcacagagataccatgacgagatcctgaggcccattgttgtaccattcatccaccgccatcacctcctgtttcagcatgataatgcaccgagataccgtgacgagatcctgaggcccattgttgtacaattcatccaccgccatcacctcctgtttcagcatgataatgcacagagataccgtgatgagatcctgaggcccattgttgtaccattcatccaccgccatcacctcatgtttcagcgtgataatgcaccgagataccgtgacgagatcctgaggcccattgttgtaccattcatccaccgccatcacctcatgtttcagcgtgataatgcaccgagataccgtgacgagatcctgaggcccattgttgtaccattcatccaccgccatcacctcctgtttcagcgtgataatgcacagagataccgtgacgagatcctgaggcccattgttgtaccattcatccaccgccatcacctcctgtttcagcatgataatgcacagagataccgtgatgagatcctgaggcccattgttgtaccattcatccaccgccatcacctcatgtttcagcgtgataatgcaccgagataccgtgacgagatcctgaggcccattgttgtaccattcatccaccgccatcacctcatgtttcagcatgataatgcactgagataccgtgacgagatcctgaggaccattgttgtaccattcaaccaccgccatcacctcctgtttcagcgtgataatgcaccaagataccgtgaggagatcctgaggcccattgttgtaccattcatccaccgccatcacctcctgtttcagcgtgacaatgcacagagataccgtgacgagatcctgaggcccattgttgtaccattcatccaccgccatcacctcatgtttcagcgtgataatgcaccgagataccgtgacgagatcctgaggcccattgttgtaccattcatccaccgccatcacctcatgtttcagcgtgataatgcacagagataccgtgacgagatcctgaggcccattggtgtaccattcatccaccgccatcacctcatgtttcagcatgataatgcacagagataccatgacgagatcctgaggcccattgttgtaccattcatccaccgacatcacctcatgtttcagcatgataatgcacagagataccatgacgagatcctgaggcccattgttgtaccattcatccaccgccatcacctcatgtttcagcgtgataatgcaccgagataccgtgacgagatcctgaggcccattgttgtaccattcatccaccgccatcacctcctgtttcagcgtgataatgcaccgagataccgtgacgagatcctgaggcccattgttgtacaattcatccaccgccatcacctcctgtttcagcatgataatgcacagagataccgtgacgagatcctgaggcccattgttgtaccattcatccaccgccatcacctcatgtttcagcgtgataatgcaccgagataccgtgacgagatcctgaggcccattgttgtaccattcatccgccgccatcacctcatgtttcagcgtgataatgcaccgagataccgtgacgagatcctgaggcccattgttgtaccattcatccaccgccatcacctcctgtttcagcatgacaatgcacagagatacagggatgagatcctgaggcccattgttgtgccattcatccgccgccatcacctcatgtttcagcatgataatgcacagagatacagggatgagatcctgaggcccattgttgtgccattcatccgccgccatcacatcatgtttcagcgtgataatgcaccgagataccgtgacgagatcctgaggcccattgttgtacc containing:
- the LOC127910795 gene encoding uncharacterized protein LOC127910795 isoform X10, giving the protein MAVDEWYNNGPQDLVTVSLCIITLKHEVMAVDEWYNNGPQDLVTVSRCIITLKHEVMAVDEWYNNGPQDLVTVSRCIITLKHEVMAVDEWYNNGPQDLITVSLCIIMLKQEVMAVDEWYNNGPQDLITVSLCIIMLKQEVMAVDEWYNNGPQDLITVSLCIIMLKQEVMAVDELYNNGPQDLVTVSRCIIMLKQEVMAVDEWYNNGPQDLVMVSLCIIMLKHEVMAVDEWYNNGPQDLLTVSRCIITLKHEVMAVDEWYTNGPQDLVTVSRCIITLKHEVMAVDEWYNNGPQDLLTVSRCIITLKHEVMAVDEWYTNGPQDLVTVSLCIITLKHEVMAVDEWYNNGPQDLITVSLHYHAET
- the LOC127910795 gene encoding uncharacterized protein LOC127910795 isoform X12, translated to MAVDEWYNNGPQDLVTVSLCIITLKHEVMAVDEWYNNGPQDLVTVSRCIITLKHEVMAVDEWYNNGPQDLVTVSRCIITLKHEVMAVDEWYNNGPQDLITVSLCIIMLKQEVMAVDEWYNNGPQDLITVSLCIIMLKQEVMAVDELYNNGPQDLVTVSRCIIMLKQEVMAVDEWYNNGPQDLVMVSLCIIMLKHEVMAVDEWYNNGPQDLLTVSRCIITLKHEVMAVDEWYTNGPQDLVTVSRCIITLKHEVMAVDEWYNNGPQDLLTVSRCIITLKHEVMAVDEWYTNGPQDLVTVSLCIITLKHEVMAVDEWYNNGPQDLITVSLHYHAET
- the LOC127910795 gene encoding uncharacterized protein LOC127910795 isoform X8, which translates into the protein MAVDEWYNNGPQDLVTVSLCIITLKHEVMAVDEWYNNGPQDLVTVSRCIITLKHEVMAVDEWYNNGPQDLVTVSRCIITLKHEVMAVDEWYNNGPQDLITVSLCIIMLKQEVMAVDEWYNNGPQDLITVSLCIIMLKQEVMAVDEWYNNGPQDLITVSLCIIMLKQEVMAVDELYNNGPQDLVTVSRCIIMLKQEVMAVDEWYNNGPQDLVMVSLCIIMLKHEVMAVDEWYNNGPQDLLTVSRCIITLKHEVMAVDEWYTNGPQDLVTVSRCIITLKHEVMAVDEWYNNGPQDLLTVSRCIITLKHEVMAVDEWYTNGPQDLVTVSLCIITLKHEVMAVDEWYNNGPQDLITVSLHYHAET
- the LOC127910795 gene encoding uncharacterized protein LOC127910795 isoform X5, giving the protein MAVDEWYNNGPQDLVTVSLCIITLKHEVMAVDEWYNNGPQDLVTVSRCIITLKHEVMAVDEWYNNGPQDLVTVSRCIITLKHEVMAVDEWYNNGPQDLITVSLCIIMLKQEVMAVDEWYNNGPQDLITVSLCIIMLKQEVMAVDEWYNNGPQDLITVSLCIIMLKQEVMAVDEWYNNGPQDLITVSLCIIMLKQEVMAVDELYNNGPQDLVTVSRCIIMLKQEVMAVDEWYNNGPQDLVMVSLCIIMLKHEVMAVDEWYNNGPQDLLTVSRCIITLKHEVMAVDEWYTNGPQDLVTVSRCIITLKHEVMAVDEWYNNGPQDLLTVSRCIITLKHEVMAVDEWYTNGPQDLVTVSLCIITLKHEVMAVDEWYNNGPQDLITVSLHYHAET
- the LOC127910795 gene encoding uncharacterized protein LOC127910795 isoform X6, producing the protein MAVDEWYNNGPQDLVTVSLCIITLKHEVMAVDEWYNNGPQDLVTVSRCIITLKHEVMAVDEWYNNGPQDLVTVSRCIITLKHEVMAVDEWYNNGPQDLITVSLCIIMLKQEVMAVDEWYNNGPQDLITVSLCIIMLKQEVMAVDEWYNNGPQDLITVSLCIIMLKQEVMAVDEWYNNGPQDLITVSLCIIMLKQEVMAVDELYNNGPQDLVTVSRCIIMLKQEVMAVDEWYNNGPQDLVMVSLCIIMLKHEVMAVDEWYNNGPQDLLTVSRCIITLKHEVMAVDEWYTNGPQDLVTVSRCIITLKHEVMAVDEWYNNGPQDLLTVSRCIITLKHEVMAVDEWYTNGPQDLVTVSLCIITLKHEVMAVDEWYNNGPQDLITVSLHYHAET
- the LOC127910795 gene encoding uncharacterized protein LOC127910795 isoform X2, with the protein product MAVDEWYNNGPQDLVTVSLCIITLKHEVMAVDEWYNNGPQDLVTVSRCIITLKHEVMAVDEWYNNGPQDLVTVSRCIITLKHEVMAVDEWYNNGPQDLITVSLCIIMLKQEVMAVDEWYNNGPQDLITVSLCIIMLKQEVMAVDEWYNNGPQDLITVSLCIIMLKQEVMAVDEWYNNGPQDLITVSLCIIMLKQEVMAVDEWYNNGPQDLITVSLCIIMLKQEVMAVDELYNNGPQDLVTVSRCIIMLKQEVMAVDEWYNNGPQDLVMVSLCIIMLKHEVMAVDEWYNNGPQDLLTVSRCIITLKHEVMAVDEWYTNGPQDLVTVSRCIITLKHEVMAVDEWYNNGPQDLLTVSRCIITLKHEVMAVDEWYTNGPQDLVTVSLCIITLKHEVMAVDEWYNNGPQDLITVSLHYHAET